TATTGCCCAACCATAACCCCGAATCTTGAATTTAATATAAACTCATTTAAACCGGGAAAATAGAGGACGATAGTACTGATTTTGAGTCCTTCTTTTTTTATATACATGTTTGATATTAATACTTTAGTATTAGGTCTTTGGGCATAAAACAGCCCGGACCGAAAGGCAGCATTCATAGTCCTCCGATAAGCCGGGACATTCCATCGCAACTTGTGGTAATTTTATATCCCTGTGAAAAAAATCATCGACAAATGGGTCCACATACCGGGTATTCACTGCGGCTCTGTAACGCTCAGGGACGTAATGACATACTGGGGATACCCGTGGTCTGAGGCTATGTGCTTCGGCATCGGCGGAGGCCTAGGGTTCTATTATACGGTCAGGGACGACATAAGCCCGACGCGCATGATATTCGTAAGGGGGCCGGGAATGGAGCCCGCGTTTTTCAGTCTTGCAGTCGAACCGGTATCATGGAAACACGCCGATGAAAATGCGCTGAGCATAATCAAGAGCTCCGTGGATAAAGATGTACCTGTAATAATTCAGACCGACATTTATTATCTCGATTACTACAACTCCTCGACTCACTTCCCCGGACATATCGTGTCCGTTTGGGGATATGACGACGACAGCGAAACAATGTACGTCGCGGATACGCATTTCGAGGGGCTCATGTCCGTTCCATACGGCAAGTTTCTCGACGGTATGGGATCCAAAAGTCCGCCGAACCCCCTCGACTATAACTACATGGACATAATCCCTGACAGGAGAGTGAGGCCGCTCACGGATATCATTCCGGAAGCCATACGTTTGAACGCCGTAAAGATGCTCGAAGGCAGAACGGGGTCGAGAGGGGAATCGGGTGTCGGCATGATCAAGGAATGGTCGAAGGATCTCCCCTCATGGAAGGACGCACCCGACTGGAAATGGTGCGCGAGGTTCGGATACCAGGTGATCGAAAAAAGGGGCGTGGGAGGCGGCGGGTTCAGGTGGATCTACAGGGATTTCCTCAAGGAAGCGGAGGGTATTATGCCGGAGCTGCGCGCGCTCAATCTGTCGATAAGGATGAACCACATTGGCAACAGATGGAACGAGATAGCTTCACTTCTCATGGTGCTGAGCGAGAAGGAATACCCGGAGGATGACCTGCTCAGAAATATATCGGACAAAGCTGAAGTCCTCTGGGAGCTCGAACGGGATTTCTATATTACGGTCCTCGAAAACGTTTAAAAAGGCAGACGCATGAAACTCCTCCTTTTCGACATAGACGGCACGATCCTCCTCACAAACGGCGCGGGGACGAGGGCCGCAAACAGGGCGTTCGAGAAGATTTACGGCCACACGGACGCTATGGCGGGCATAGACGCCGCAGGCAAGACAGACCCGCTGATATTGAGGGAGATGTTCGGGAACATGCTTTCGAGGGATTACACGGAGGACGAGGCCGAGGAATTTTACGGGGAGTACGTAGTATTCCTCGAAGAAGAGGTCGAAAAGTCGCCGATCGATATTATGCCCGGGATTCCCAAATTGATCGAAAAACTTTCGTCCAGAGAAGACTTGGTTCTCGGTATCGCCACGGGAAACATCGAGCGGGGCGCGCTGATAAAGCTGAGACGGGCGGGGATCGACCGGCACTTCCCGGTAGGCGGGTTCGGCTCGGATTCGGGCAGCAGGGAAGCGCTCATTAGGGTCGCGGTAGAGCGGGCGAAAGTTCGCCTGGAGGATTCGGATAAGATAGAGAACATTTACGTCATAGGCGACACGCCCCACGACATCATACACGGGCGGGCGGCTGGTGCCGTGACCGTCGCGGTCGCAACAGGTAGGTATTCGTCCGGGGAGCTGAGGGAGCACGATCCGGACTATCTCTTCGAACACCTCGGGGATTTCGATCAGGTAATGGCTGTATTCGATTGACAGGCTGTGATGTACCCCCTCACCCTTTGCCCTCATTTGGTTTAGGCAGCATCGAGCCTGAAGTTGATACCCTTCTTTGCCACTGTTCAAAAGCGACCGATTGCTCTTATTCATCGCAATCGTTCCACGCTGGGGAGAGGGGGAAAATATATACACATCGACAGGCTTTCGGCTCCACCATACTTCTATGACAAAGATTCGGAGAATAAACGGCTACGCCGGAGCATCCGACGGCTCATAGCCTATGGGCGACATGCCGCAAGCAGGACGAACAGAGCTTATTATCGCGGCTGGCCTGTCCTGAACTCGTTTCAGGAAAGCCGCTCCTACTGTTTATTAAAAGACTGGATTCCCGATCAGGTCGGGAATGACAGAAAAGAAAAAGTGAGATTGCCGCGATGCGCTGACTCTCGTCAGCTCAGCTCGCAAAGACAGGAAAAGAACAAAGACGAAACGCCGAAACAATCCTGAAGCGATCCCGGATCGGTGTTCCTGAATCAAGTTCAGGACAGGCCGGGATAAGGTTCAGGACATGGTTCAGCGTGACGAGAAAATCAGAGAATTCGATCAAGAACTACATAACACCAATAAGAACTACAACAGCCGTCTCAGAATCGAGGCGAGCCTCTCGTAATCGTCTTTCAGGTACCTTGAAAGACTCTTTCCCATCCTGACCATGAAGTCCCTGTCGTTTTTCCTCGCTCTCTGCGCCCCCAGGAGCGACGATATTATGAGGTCGTCGGCGGGCACGTTAGGGGACGAGATAATGGCCCTGAGAAAAAAATCCTCAGAGGAGAGCGCCTCTTTTTCCTCGTCCGTGCACTCGTAAACGAAGGAATGTATCGGCGGGGGGAGGGGCGAGAGCGCGAACCTTATTTTCCCTGCTTCCAGATAACCAAGCGTTAGCACGTGGAATTCGGTCTTGAGAAGCTCGAATATCTGGGGCTGCTCTCTCCTAAGCTCCTCGATGCTCATATCATAGGCGTCGGGTTTCCTTCCCGGCTCCCTGCTCCCCGTGATTATTTCGTATACGAGCCCATAGACGGGAGAGCCCGCGTCAGTCCTTACGAAGCTCCCGAAGGAAGGGGCTTCTCCCACCCTGGGGGAGCGCGCTATAAAGCCCTTCGTGCCCGATTCCACTACTTCTCCTATATAACCGCTCATACGCCCGGGATCCTCTTGGACAGTCCTTTCCTCGAAACCGTGACCGCGAAATCGGCTCTCACCATAGCCTCCCTTACGAGCGAAAAGAAGAAGTCCCTGTCCTTCGCCTTCACGACCGCCTGCTCGTGCGCCTCCGCGATAACGACCGGATAGCCCTTCCCTTTTTTCGCCTGGTCGAACACGAGCGTGTGGACGAGCGAAAGGAGCCTCTCGTCACCGGCGACCCACTCCGGTATCTCGACCCTTGCTATCTCTTCCCCGATGTTGACATAGAAGAAGTAAATATGATGAACGCCGTACATATCCAGAATCTTCGACGAGCTTTTGAAGACAGGGGAAGCCTCGCCAGTATCGAGCACGGTCGAAAAGAGGAACCTGTCGGTAAGCCCTTCGATGGGCGAGCAGGGGAGCTCGGGGAGCTCAGTGTAGGGGCACCGGTTGCAGTAACTCACCTTCTCGGGACATAGACCCACCCTCAGGGTATTGATCACGTCCGTGCTGCCGGGGTAGCTTATGTAACCGGCAACCGGGATGCGGAGGTTTTTAAATTCGTCCATAATGCGTAGGAACGGGACCATTATGCCGTTCCTGAAGTCGGGCGGGGCCGCCTCGAGCCTCCATAGAATAAGCGTCCCGTCGGAAAGAGCAATGGTGTTTCCGTCCGTTTCATTCCCCTTGACAAGCTCGAGGATCCTCTCGAATTCCATGAGCGTTCTCCTGAGCGATATGACCTCGCTGTCGGCGGGGATCCTTTTCCCTCCCCAAGTCGTGAACCTGTCCTCGTCCCGGTAGAAAAGAGAAGGGTCCGATTCGAGCTTCGCCCCGGCGTTGTCTCCGTATGTGAGCGCGATAGAGCTGATATTGATGAGATAGCAGGGAAGCACCTCGTGCCTGTCGGGGAATATCTGGGAGCCGTCGGAGGATAAGGCCGTGTAGCTGCGCGGGCGCTCGGGGAGGGGATGCGCGGTGTCGGGAGGTGAGGAAATTCCGGCTACGAGCCATGAGGTCCTGCTCTCCTCGACCTTACGGGATAGCTCCTCCCAGTTTTCCGACCTGAGTCTCAATTCCTCTTTAGCGAGCGCTATCTTATCGGAAAGCTCGCCTGCAAAGTCCTTACGCTCCCTTATCATCGAGTCAATCTGTGATTTTACGAGGTGGAAGTTAAGCACGTTCGAAGAAAAGATAACACAGTTTGAAGTCGTAATAAATGAAGGGCGGGAGTATATGCCGGCAAAAAAAGGCGGGCAATTCCG
The window above is part of the Thermodesulfobacteriota bacterium genome. Proteins encoded here:
- a CDS encoding DNA double-strand break repair nuclease NurA, which produces MIRERKDFAGELSDKIALAKEELRLRSENWEELSRKVEESRTSWLVAGISSPPDTAHPLPERPRSYTALSSDGSQIFPDRHEVLPCYLINISSIALTYGDNAGAKLESDPSLFYRDEDRFTTWGGKRIPADSEVISLRRTLMEFERILELVKGNETDGNTIALSDGTLILWRLEAAPPDFRNGIMVPFLRIMDEFKNLRIPVAGYISYPGSTDVINTLRVGLCPEKVSYCNRCPYTELPELPCSPIEGLTDRFLFSTVLDTGEASPVFKSSSKILDMYGVHHIYFFYVNIGEEIARVEIPEWVAGDERLLSLVHTLVFDQAKKGKGYPVVIAEAHEQAVVKAKDRDFFFSLVREAMVRADFAVTVSRKGLSKRIPGV
- a CDS encoding HAS-barrel domain-containing protein → MSGYIGEVVESGTKGFIARSPRVGEAPSFGSFVRTDAGSPVYGLVYEIITGSREPGRKPDAYDMSIEELRREQPQIFELLKTEFHVLTLGYLEAGKIRFALSPLPPPIHSFVYECTDEEKEALSSEDFFLRAIISSPNVPADDLIISSLLGAQRARKNDRDFMVRMGKSLSRYLKDDYERLASILRRLL
- a CDS encoding HAD hydrolase-like protein, with translation MKLLLFDIDGTILLTNGAGTRAANRAFEKIYGHTDAMAGIDAAGKTDPLILREMFGNMLSRDYTEDEAEEFYGEYVVFLEEEVEKSPIDIMPGIPKLIEKLSSREDLVLGIATGNIERGALIKLRRAGIDRHFPVGGFGSDSGSREALIRVAVERAKVRLEDSDKIENIYVIGDTPHDIIHGRAAGAVTVAVATGRYSSGELREHDPDYLFEHLGDFDQVMAVFD
- a CDS encoding BtrH N-terminal domain-containing protein: MKKIIDKWVHIPGIHCGSVTLRDVMTYWGYPWSEAMCFGIGGGLGFYYTVRDDISPTRMIFVRGPGMEPAFFSLAVEPVSWKHADENALSIIKSSVDKDVPVIIQTDIYYLDYYNSSTHFPGHIVSVWGYDDDSETMYVADTHFEGLMSVPYGKFLDGMGSKSPPNPLDYNYMDIIPDRRVRPLTDIIPEAIRLNAVKMLEGRTGSRGESGVGMIKEWSKDLPSWKDAPDWKWCARFGYQVIEKRGVGGGGFRWIYRDFLKEAEGIMPELRALNLSIRMNHIGNRWNEIASLLMVLSEKEYPEDDLLRNISDKAEVLWELERDFYITVLENV